One genomic region from Shewanella aestuarii encodes:
- a CDS encoding LysR family transcriptional regulator — MELRNIKHFVTLAEFQHFNRAAKKLNITQPSLSRSIQKLESIVGGKLFDRDSKNMAITPLGMMTLKHCQAILNEHDKLLQQLACFHGDNELEIKIGASPIPSNSLVGPVLGEYIRAKPNMTLDLKVAGWQSLSEQLLEGELDVFVAESRLTDLDSNLNFNIIELPPFPVIFCCRPDHPLTKLPRLYLTTFRDYPLAIPRHLPINIANQFDDLFELHREDFAGLVRFEQFHAIKDSICNSELVALTPEIAVRDELNAGTLVQLSPQLMPKLNARFSIVSLADKAQSQSLQTFISFLMQRAQSVNELTPANMQIA; from the coding sequence ATGGAATTACGTAACATTAAGCATTTTGTAACCCTAGCTGAATTTCAACACTTCAATCGTGCCGCCAAAAAATTAAATATCACTCAGCCATCACTGTCTAGAAGCATTCAAAAATTAGAATCTATAGTTGGCGGTAAGTTATTTGATCGTGATTCAAAAAATATGGCTATTACGCCTTTAGGCATGATGACTCTTAAACATTGCCAAGCCATTCTCAACGAGCACGACAAATTACTACAACAGCTAGCCTGTTTTCATGGTGACAATGAACTTGAAATAAAAATAGGCGCTAGCCCTATTCCATCAAACAGTTTAGTCGGCCCCGTATTGGGAGAGTACATTCGAGCTAAACCGAATATGACATTAGATTTAAAAGTCGCTGGCTGGCAATCATTATCAGAGCAATTATTAGAGGGCGAACTTGACGTATTTGTAGCTGAATCTCGCTTAACAGACCTTGATAGCAACCTAAACTTCAATATTATTGAGTTACCACCTTTTCCAGTCATCTTCTGTTGCCGCCCTGATCACCCGCTGACCAAACTTCCAAGACTTTATCTGACAACATTTCGCGACTACCCACTCGCTATTCCAAGACATCTACCCATCAATATTGCGAACCAATTTGACGACTTATTTGAATTGCACCGTGAAGATTTTGCTGGTTTGGTGCGTTTTGAACAGTTCCATGCCATAAAGGATTCTATCTGCAATTCCGAACTGGTTGCCCTCACCCCTGAAATCGCTGTACGCGATGAGTTAAATGCTGGCACCTTAGTACAACTTAGTCCGCAACTGATGCCAAAACTTAATGCCAGATTTAGCATTGTTAGCTTAGCTGATAAAGCACAAAGTCAGTCACTACAGACTTTTATCAGTTTTTTAATGCAGCGCGCTCAATCTGTTAATGAGCTGACCCCTGCCAATATGCAAATTGCCTAA
- a CDS encoding organic hydroperoxide resistance protein, protein MTTLYKTSATALAGRNGQVTTDDKKLDLGLSYPKEMGGSGEHTNPEQLFAAGYAACFSNAILHVAQQGKVAIKSAPTTATVGIGPNTSGGFALTVALAVKLDLPQADAEQLVKTAHQVCPYSNAVRGNIDVQLTVNGSQI, encoded by the coding sequence ATGACAACACTATACAAAACATCTGCAACGGCTTTAGCTGGTCGTAATGGCCAAGTGACGACAGATGACAAAAAATTAGATTTGGGGTTAAGTTACCCAAAAGAAATGGGCGGCAGTGGTGAACACACAAACCCAGAGCAATTATTTGCTGCAGGTTACGCGGCCTGTTTTTCGAATGCGATTTTACACGTTGCCCAACAAGGAAAAGTAGCGATTAAGTCTGCTCCCACCACGGCAACGGTAGGAATTGGCCCAAATACATCGGGCGGTTTTGCATTAACAGTTGCACTAGCTGTGAAGCTTGATTTACCTCAAGCAGATGCTGAGCAGTTAGTAAAAACGGCTCATCAAGTGTGTCCTTATTCAAATGCGGTACGCGGGAATATCGATGTGCAACTAACGGTTAATGGCAGTCAAATTTAA
- a CDS encoding DUF3087 domain-containing protein, which translates to MKLVQVDKVQYRKMTNQVQFGLIAILAVSSLAFGQLLIAFLGAPPVASGESTGNFYLNFGGVILGLMLCTLVVKHGRKKPQFADVYYVWQLKQLQNKIYRKLNAVQQAASDNDTKAVTILLFYYQSLALVYQLDNNTLTLSDVNRELAKLNQQIETNGLVCDIDDFRSDWLTEY; encoded by the coding sequence ATGAAATTAGTACAGGTTGATAAAGTTCAATATCGCAAGATGACCAATCAAGTGCAGTTTGGCTTAATTGCCATTTTGGCAGTTTCGTCGCTTGCATTTGGGCAGCTATTAATTGCATTTTTAGGGGCTCCGCCGGTTGCTAGTGGTGAGTCTACAGGTAATTTTTACCTAAACTTTGGCGGCGTCATCTTGGGTTTGATGCTGTGTACTTTAGTGGTAAAGCATGGGCGTAAAAAGCCGCAATTTGCTGATGTTTATTATGTTTGGCAGTTAAAACAACTGCAAAATAAAATTTATCGTAAACTTAATGCGGTGCAGCAAGCGGCCAGTGATAATGATACAAAGGCTGTGACTATTTTATTGTTTTATTACCAAAGTCTCGCCTTAGTGTACCAACTAGACAACAATACCCTGACCCTATCAGATGTAAACCGTGAGTTAGCTAAATTAAATCAGCAAATTGAAACCAACGGCCTAGTTTGTGATATTGATGATTTTCGTAGTGACTGGCTAACAGAATATTAA
- a CDS encoding YeeE/YedE family protein — MTEFTPISALIGGAILGFAALLLLILNGRLAGISGIISGVMSTGQNAFWRWAFIGGLILSGLIAPWLNLSMPTMLTASWPLTLIGGFLVGFGTYIGAGCTSGHGICGIGRLSLRSIVATLIFMLVATIVVFVSRHIVGA, encoded by the coding sequence ATGACCGAATTCACTCCCATTAGCGCCCTTATCGGCGGCGCAATATTAGGTTTTGCCGCATTGTTACTATTGATATTAAACGGCCGGTTGGCTGGTATATCCGGTATTATTAGCGGTGTTATGAGTACAGGACAAAATGCATTTTGGCGCTGGGCATTTATTGGCGGTTTAATTCTCAGCGGCTTAATTGCCCCTTGGCTTAATTTGTCGATGCCAACAATGTTAACTGCAAGCTGGCCGCTCACGTTAATTGGCGGTTTTTTAGTAGGTTTTGGCACGTATATTGGCGCGGGTTGTACCAGTGGTCATGGTATTTGTGGAATAGGTCGATTATCGCTTCGCTCAATAGTGGCTACGCTGATCTTTATGTTAGTTGCCACGATTGTGGTGTTTGTTAGCCGTCATATAGTGGGAGCTTAA
- a CDS encoding DUF6691 family protein: MKKQLLSLHGLVAFISGSLFGLGLIVSQMVDTNKVLNFLDFFGQWDPSLALVMGGGLGVFGIGFALLVKPKSKPLFDESFFLPTKKHIDKKLITGACLFGLGWGFVGICPGPAIVNLVSVDAKFIGFVVAMLVGMFCARALSQR; this comes from the coding sequence ATGAAAAAACAATTGCTCTCATTACATGGGTTAGTGGCTTTTATTTCAGGTAGTTTATTTGGTTTAGGGCTAATAGTGTCACAAATGGTAGACACCAATAAAGTACTTAATTTTTTAGATTTTTTTGGTCAGTGGGATCCAAGTCTAGCCTTAGTAATGGGCGGCGGTCTTGGCGTATTTGGTATTGGTTTTGCTTTGTTAGTTAAACCTAAATCTAAACCTCTTTTTGACGAAAGTTTCTTTTTGCCTACTAAAAAACATATTGATAAAAAACTGATTACGGGTGCATGTTTATTTGGTTTAGGTTGGGGATTCGTGGGTATTTGCCCTGGCCCAGCGATTGTAAACTTAGTCAGCGTAGACGCTAAATTCATTGGCTTTGTTGTGGCCATGCTAGTAGGTATGTTTTGCGCAAGAGCCTTAAGTCAGCGCTAA
- a CDS encoding AlbA family DNA-binding domain-containing protein, translated as MTTHHYPTFALDDIANLRESAQVEFKLASGRDGNGKIPEDMWETYSAFANTLGGEIILGVKEHQGEFTIEGIVNPIPMLSDIWKILHDPQKVSHNILSPTDVQIIEILNKKLIRIHVPEVDVKLRPIFIGPDPYTGTYFRVGDADMRASKEQVDNMNKRAGLLLKPKNKS; from the coding sequence ATGACAACACATCATTACCCCACATTCGCATTAGATGATATTGCCAATTTACGTGAATCGGCTCAAGTTGAGTTTAAACTGGCCAGTGGCCGTGATGGGAATGGCAAAATACCAGAGGATATGTGGGAAACCTACAGCGCCTTTGCCAATACCTTAGGCGGTGAAATCATTTTAGGGGTAAAAGAACACCAGGGTGAGTTTACCATTGAAGGCATAGTAAACCCCATTCCAATGCTGAGTGATATCTGGAAAATATTACACGACCCACAAAAGGTGAGTCACAACATATTGTCACCCACCGATGTACAAATTATTGAAATATTGAATAAAAAGCTTATTCGTATTCATGTACCCGAAGTGGATGTCAAACTCAGACCCATTTTCATCGGCCCAGATCCCTACACAGGCACCTACTTCAGAGTCGGTGATGCTGATATGCGAGCAAGTAAAGAACAGGTTGATAATATGAACAAGCGAGCAGGATTACTGCTCAAACCTAAGAATAAATCTTAA
- a CDS encoding Sbal_3080 family lipoprotein, which translates to MKTKFKFSMLMILSILSLSACSIKQKIDPIEVTSSTEVCIVENKDVRQGFLEEFKKVLQQKKIKYRLIQELDAQNGCEWTATYTANWAWDLALYMVYAEIKVFHQGRLDGEAIYDARMGGANMNKFIDAEPKIRELVEQLMQQKQVSNKLDGVSPFNQYKIAI; encoded by the coding sequence ATGAAAACAAAATTTAAATTTAGCATGTTAATGATTTTATCTATTTTAAGTTTATCAGCATGTTCAATTAAACAGAAAATTGATCCTATAGAAGTGACAAGTTCTACAGAAGTTTGCATTGTTGAAAACAAAGATGTAAGACAAGGGTTTTTAGAAGAGTTTAAAAAGGTGCTCCAGCAGAAAAAAATAAAGTATCGTTTAATTCAGGAGTTGGATGCGCAAAATGGTTGCGAGTGGACAGCTACATATACTGCAAATTGGGCTTGGGATTTAGCGCTGTATATGGTGTATGCTGAAATAAAAGTTTTTCATCAAGGTCGGTTGGATGGTGAAGCTATATATGACGCTCGTATGGGTGGTGCAAATATGAATAAGTTTATCGATGCAGAGCCAAAGATTAGAGAGCTTGTTGAGCAGTTGATGCAGCAAAAACAAGTAAGTAATAAACTAGATGGTGTGAGTCCATTTAATCAATATAAGATTGCGATTTAA
- a CDS encoding HAD-IA family hydrolase: MMQTSHYQAARLVQYQRLKPFKAISFDLDDTLYNNRPIIENAVAASFALLNQAYPKTLSWSAHDWQTCKLELCQQMPELNHDTSAARYATLRQGLVQLGYCEIEASKGAQLAMECFQFHRSDFSIDAEVLAVLEKLGAHYPLIGITNGNVDASRIGLDKLMKFVLHPGHGIKMKPAQDMFKLACRQLDIDASQLLHIGDHPVSDIVGAKMAGCQTVWLNPCQQDRFKEVSSLLPCVEISKLNQLESFCCGNVD, translated from the coding sequence ATGATGCAAACCAGTCATTATCAAGCTGCAAGATTAGTCCAATATCAAAGGTTAAAGCCATTTAAAGCCATAAGTTTTGATTTAGATGACACGCTTTATAATAATCGTCCTATTATCGAAAATGCGGTTGCCGCATCGTTTGCATTACTTAATCAAGCATATCCCAAAACCTTAAGTTGGAGTGCCCATGATTGGCAGACTTGTAAATTGGAACTATGTCAGCAGATGCCCGAGCTGAATCATGATACCAGCGCTGCGCGTTATGCCACGTTACGACAAGGTTTAGTGCAATTAGGTTACTGTGAGATTGAAGCCAGTAAAGGTGCCCAATTGGCGATGGAATGCTTTCAGTTTCATCGCAGCGATTTTAGTATTGATGCTGAAGTGCTAGCGGTGCTTGAAAAGCTCGGTGCTCACTATCCGCTAATTGGCATTACCAATGGCAATGTGGATGCAAGTCGCATTGGTTTAGATAAGCTGATGAAATTTGTGTTGCATCCGGGGCACGGCATAAAAATGAAGCCCGCTCAAGATATGTTTAAGTTAGCCTGTCGACAATTAGATATTGATGCTTCGCAGTTATTGCATATAGGCGATCATCCAGTATCGGATATTGTTGGAGCGAAAATGGCGGGTTGTCAAACCGTTTGGTTAAATCCATGCCAGCAAGATAGGTTTAAAGAGGTCTCCTCATTATTGCCTTGTGTGGAGATTTCCAAGTTAAATCAGTTAGAAAGCTTTTGTTGTGGTAATGTTGATTAA
- the xerC gene encoding tyrosine recombinase XerC, which yields MAKTDWVAAFIQYLTSERQLSAYTTRNYVFELNRAQALLHNDVLLQDASREQLQAVLAKLHRQGLSPRSISLCLSALKQFYAFLLRGNNITINPAKNLSAPKQNKPLPKNMDVDAVSHLLDIDINDPLAVRDKAIMELFYSSGLRLAELAGLNCADIQLDNAEVKVLGKGDKQRVVPIGKLAMQALAQWLKARQQMSTLDAGDALFVSNQGKRLSHRSIQARMNKWGQQQALSVKVHPHKLRHSFATHMLESSADLRAVQELLGHANLSTTQIYTSLDFQHLAKVYDGAHPRAKKGKENG from the coding sequence ATGGCAAAAACGGATTGGGTTGCCGCGTTTATACAATACCTTACTTCAGAACGGCAATTATCAGCTTACACTACTCGTAATTATGTGTTTGAGCTCAATCGTGCTCAAGCCCTGTTGCATAATGATGTTTTGTTGCAAGACGCTAGCCGTGAGCAACTGCAAGCTGTGTTGGCTAAATTGCACCGCCAAGGGCTTAGCCCTCGAAGTATTTCCTTATGTTTATCAGCCTTAAAGCAGTTTTATGCATTTTTATTGCGGGGTAACAACATAACGATTAATCCCGCAAAAAATCTGAGTGCACCTAAGCAAAATAAACCCCTACCTAAAAATATGGATGTAGATGCAGTTAGTCATTTACTCGATATTGATATAAATGATCCCTTAGCCGTGCGTGATAAAGCGATTATGGAGCTGTTTTATTCTAGCGGTTTACGTTTAGCTGAGCTTGCAGGGCTAAATTGTGCAGATATTCAGTTAGACAATGCTGAAGTTAAAGTGCTGGGTAAAGGGGATAAGCAGCGTGTGGTACCGATTGGGAAACTTGCAATGCAAGCCTTAGCGCAGTGGCTTAAAGCTCGGCAACAAATGTCAACCCTTGATGCTGGTGATGCGTTATTTGTCAGTAATCAGGGTAAGCGATTATCCCATCGCAGTATTCAAGCGCGGATGAATAAATGGGGGCAGCAACAGGCATTATCAGTAAAAGTGCATCCGCATAAATTAAGACATTCATTTGCAACCCATATGCTGGAATCAAGTGCAGATTTACGTGCAGTACAAGAATTATTGGGCCATGCTAACTTATCAACCACCCAAATTTATACCAGCTTAGACTTTCAGCATTTAGCGAAAGTGTATGATGGTGCTCACCCAAGGGCCAAAAAAGGCAAGGAGAATGGATGA
- a CDS encoding DUF484 family protein codes for MLAHLSHQVLDESLVRDYLLDNPEFFNRHPELLVAMRMSHHERGTVSLVERRQEILRQRVSQLEEEITALMNVAKQNERIFLFNNELSFKLLACQELGEARQLLSEGLKSEFGFTHVRLITVHDIDNELANIWRNRIHSGYYFGRLTQSESKRLFGSEVGSVALTRLSDDNGQVIFAIASADPAHFHPGMDSLLFSQLQRLLDHILPKF; via the coding sequence ATGTTAGCGCATCTTAGTCATCAAGTGCTTGATGAATCATTAGTCAGAGATTACCTGTTAGATAATCCAGAGTTTTTTAATCGTCATCCTGAATTACTTGTCGCAATGCGAATGAGTCATCATGAACGCGGTACTGTATCTTTAGTTGAGCGTCGCCAAGAAATTCTGCGTCAGCGGGTAAGCCAGTTAGAAGAAGAAATTACTGCATTAATGAATGTCGCTAAACAAAATGAGCGGATATTTTTATTTAACAATGAGTTATCATTCAAACTGCTTGCTTGCCAAGAGTTAGGTGAAGCACGCCAATTGCTTTCAGAAGGGTTAAAGTCTGAATTTGGCTTTACTCATGTCCGATTAATTACGGTACATGACATTGATAACGAATTAGCCAACATTTGGCGCAATCGTATTCATAGCGGTTATTATTTTGGTCGTTTAACTCAATCAGAATCTAAGCGATTATTTGGTAGTGAGGTGGGCTCTGTGGCGCTGACCCGATTATCAGATGATAACGGTCAGGTGATTTTTGCCATTGCCAGTGCCGATCCCGCCCATTTTCATCCGGGGATGGATTCGTTGTTGTTTAGTCAATTACAACGGCTACTCGATCATATATTACCGAAGTTTTAA
- the dapF gene encoding diaminopimelate epimerase, with protein sequence MIQFTKMHGLGNDFMVVDGVTQNVFFSPDQIRRLADRNFGIGFDQLLLVEPPYNPDLDFHYRIFNADGTEVEQCGNGARCFARFVRNKGLTNKNKIRVSTSSGKITLRVERDGNVTVNMGVPITEPSQIPFKAKKSEKTYLLQTPIQTFLCGAISMGNPHCVLEVEDVDFAAVEEIGSMLTNHERFPKGVNVGFMQVVSSSHIKLRVYERGAAETLACGTGACAAAAVGQLQNKLEKQVRVDLPGGTLIINWEGEGKPLWMTGPAEHVYDGQIQL encoded by the coding sequence TTGATTCAATTTACAAAAATGCATGGGCTAGGCAACGACTTTATGGTGGTTGATGGCGTGACTCAAAATGTATTTTTTTCGCCGGACCAAATCCGTCGTTTGGCCGACCGTAACTTTGGTATTGGTTTTGACCAATTATTGTTGGTGGAGCCGCCTTACAATCCAGACTTAGATTTTCATTATCGTATTTTTAATGCTGACGGCACTGAGGTTGAGCAGTGCGGCAATGGCGCACGTTGCTTTGCTCGATTTGTCCGTAATAAAGGCTTAACCAATAAAAATAAAATCCGCGTTAGTACCAGTTCGGGCAAAATTACTTTACGGGTAGAGCGTGACGGCAATGTTACGGTGAACATGGGCGTGCCTATTACTGAGCCATCCCAAATTCCGTTTAAAGCTAAAAAGAGTGAAAAAACCTATTTATTGCAAACGCCAATACAGACATTTTTATGCGGTGCGATTTCTATGGGGAATCCTCATTGTGTGTTGGAAGTGGAAGATGTTGATTTTGCGGCAGTTGAAGAGATAGGTTCAATGTTGACCAATCACGAACGTTTCCCTAAAGGGGTTAACGTTGGTTTTATGCAAGTTGTCAGCTCAAGCCACATTAAGCTAAGAGTATACGAGCGTGGCGCTGCAGAAACCTTAGCCTGTGGCACAGGCGCCTGCGCAGCAGCAGCGGTTGGTCAGTTGCAAAATAAGCTTGAAAAACAAGTGCGAGTAGACCTTCCTGGTGGCACATTAATCATTAATTGGGAAGGCGAAGGCAAACCGCTATGGATGACAGGCCCGGCAGAACATGTATATGATGGTCAAATTCAACTGTAA
- the lysA gene encoding diaminopimelate decarboxylase: MDFFTYQNNKLFAEDCNVDALAKKHGTPLYIYSRATLERHWHAFDKAVADHPHLICYAVKANSNLGVLNALARLGSGFDIVSGGELSRVIQAGGDPQKVVFSGVGKTVAEMELALNLGIYCFNVESSAELEQLNEVAGRINKVAPVSLRINPDVDAGTHPYISTGLKENKFGIAMDEAEQVFARAAQLAHLQVKGVDCHIGSQLTEIKPFLDAMDRMLALIDRLAEQGIVIEHFDVGGGLGVPYNDETPPHPDAYAAALVERLGNRPLKLIFEPGRAIAANAGIFVTEVLYLKENSDKRFAIVDGAMNDLIRPSLYSAWQNIIPVQQTDGQTYAYDVVGPVCETGDFLGKDRQLSVKKGDLLAVRSSGAYGFVMSSNYNSRPRVAEVMVDGDKDVLVRERETLAQLWQGEHLLP; encoded by the coding sequence GTGGATTTTTTTACCTACCAAAATAATAAATTATTTGCTGAAGATTGTAATGTAGATGCGCTCGCTAAAAAACATGGCACGCCGCTTTATATTTATTCTCGTGCCACATTAGAGCGTCACTGGCACGCATTCGATAAAGCGGTTGCTGACCACCCTCATTTAATTTGTTATGCGGTTAAGGCTAATTCAAACCTTGGTGTATTAAATGCTTTGGCGCGTTTAGGCAGTGGTTTTGATATTGTGTCCGGCGGTGAGTTATCTCGGGTCATTCAAGCTGGCGGCGATCCTCAAAAAGTGGTGTTTTCAGGGGTGGGTAAAACCGTTGCTGAAATGGAGTTAGCCTTAAACTTGGGCATTTATTGTTTTAATGTTGAATCAAGCGCTGAGCTTGAGCAACTAAACGAAGTGGCCGGTAGAATAAATAAAGTTGCCCCAGTATCGCTACGTATTAATCCTGATGTCGATGCTGGTACTCATCCTTATATTTCAACCGGACTGAAAGAAAATAAGTTTGGTATTGCGATGGACGAAGCGGAGCAAGTGTTTGCTCGTGCTGCACAATTAGCGCATTTACAAGTTAAAGGGGTCGATTGTCACATTGGTTCGCAGCTAACTGAAATAAAACCCTTTTTAGATGCTATGGATCGCATGCTAGCCTTGATTGATAGGCTGGCTGAGCAAGGTATTGTGATTGAGCATTTCGATGTAGGTGGTGGTTTAGGCGTACCTTACAATGATGAAACGCCTCCACATCCTGATGCGTATGCAGCGGCTTTAGTTGAGCGTTTGGGCAACAGACCATTAAAACTCATTTTTGAACCTGGTCGTGCCATTGCTGCTAATGCGGGTATCTTTGTGACCGAAGTTTTATACCTTAAAGAAAACAGCGATAAGCGCTTTGCGATTGTTGATGGAGCAATGAATGACCTTATTCGACCATCACTTTATAGCGCATGGCAAAATATTATTCCGGTACAGCAAACTGACGGGCAAACCTATGCCTACGATGTGGTTGGCCCTGTGTGTGAAACCGGTGACTTTTTAGGAAAAGATCGCCAGTTGTCGGTCAAAAAAGGTGACTTGCTTGCTGTACGTTCAAGTGGCGCGTATGGCTTTGTTATGTCATCAAACTATAACTCTCGTCCTCGTGTGGCAGAGGTTATGGTTGACGGTGACAAAGATGTGTTAGTTCGAGAGCGTGAAACACTTGCACAGTTGTGGCAAGGTGAACACTTACTCCCTTAA
- the lptM gene encoding LPS translocon maturation chaperone LptM: MRLLLLLLLASLVVTACGQKGALYKTPASEVNQTSEPAVEANATKEPAEIPNNTEQPH; encoded by the coding sequence ATGAGACTGCTTTTATTACTTTTGCTTGCTAGCCTAGTCGTCACTGCATGTGGCCAAAAAGGGGCGTTATATAAAACTCCCGCTTCAGAAGTGAATCAAACTTCTGAACCCGCTGTTGAAGCAAATGCGACAAAAGAGCCGGCAGAAATACCTAACAACACAGAACAACCGCATTAA
- the cyaY gene encoding iron donor protein CyaY: MAITDTEFHQLADEIFSAIDSAIDKAIDEQDADVDVNYSGNVVQLTFEDGSQIVINKQEPLHEIWLATRTGGYHFTYQDGQWLDTRNNLAFIPFVLDAIAKQGGIVINI, translated from the coding sequence ATGGCAATCACAGATACAGAGTTTCACCAATTGGCTGATGAAATTTTCAGCGCCATTGATAGCGCCATTGACAAAGCGATTGATGAACAAGATGCGGATGTTGATGTTAATTATAGCGGCAACGTGGTGCAGTTAACCTTTGAAGATGGTTCGCAAATAGTGATAAATAAACAGGAACCATTGCACGAGATTTGGTTAGCGACAAGAACAGGCGGATATCACTTCACTTACCAAGATGGCCAATGGTTAGATACCCGCAACAACCTTGCTTTTATTCCTTTTGTACTGGATGCCATTGCCAAACAAGGCGGCATTGTCATCAATATCTAA